One Oncorhynchus kisutch isolate 150728-3 linkage group LG13, Okis_V2, whole genome shotgun sequence DNA window includes the following coding sequences:
- the vars1 gene encoding valine--tRNA ligase isoform X1, with the protein MNLSKGPSNQTCAPHCIRLPTTVIRCLSGTHELTSLSSSFNGMASLYVSPHPDDFRSLMALVAAEFCPSRVCTLIEDPPASLALCSRPSLVLGSGGGEVLSGASAVAWYLASQGKRIGSNAKQESQVWQWLSFADNELIPVSCAVVFPLLGVLGVDKKSMQLQQSSHAEMMRMLNVLDTNLEPRTFLVGDSLTLADIAVATAALLPFKYALEPSNRKALTNVTRWFLTCVNQPQFVKVLGQISLCEKMVPVTPKLSVAPVPAANANPTADANATNGKPKTEAQLKKEAKNREKLEKFQKKKEMEEKKKQEKKLAPPTEKKAKPEKKDLGVISYDVPTPNGEKKDVLSPLPDSYSPQYVEAAWYSWWEKQGYFKPEYGRKSISEPNPRGVFMMCIPPPNVTGSLHLGHALTNAIQDCLTRWHRMRGETTLWNPGCDHAGIATQVVVEKKLMRERGLSRHDLGRDQFIQEVWKWKNEKGDRIYHQLKKLGSSLDWDRACFTMDPKLSYAVQEAFIRLHEDGVIYRSKRLVNWSCTLNSAISDIEVDKKELTGRTLLPVPGYKDKVEFGVLVSFSYKIEGSDEEVIVATTRIETMLGDSAVAVHPADPRYQHLKGKMVLHPFCDRKMPIVFDEFVDVNFGTGAVKITPAHDHNDYEVGNRHNLAFINILDENGLLINVPAPFLGMKRFEARKAVLQALKDRGHFKETKDNPMVVPVCSRSKDIVEPLLKPQWYVDCADMGKQAADSVREGRLKIIPDHHHKTWFNWLDNIRDWCISRQLWWGHRIPAYFVTVTDPSVTPGEDMDGHYWVSGRTEEEARDKAAKRFNVSTDKITLRQDEDVLDTWFSSGIFPFSIFGWPNETQDLSVFYPGTLLETGHDILFFWVARMVMMGLKLTGKLPFKEVYLHAVVRDAHGRKMSKSLGNVIDPLDVITGISLEGLYAQLQDSNLDPVEVEKAKQGQKSDYPTGIPECGTDALRFALCAYTSQGRDINMDVNRILGYRHFCNKLWNAVKFAMRTLGDNFVPSEKAQLCGEESVSDRWILSRLCTAVGLCNAGFQAYDFPAITTAIYNFWLYELCDVYLESVKPVFSRAEEDSGSQSQAEVCRQTLFTCLETGLLLLAPIMPFVGEELYQRLSRRRSQDGHPSIHVTPYPETEEFCWHSEDVDRQMEFVMTVVRTIRSLRADYNLTKTRADCYLQCIDSETMSLVELYSLQIQTLSLSQSIQPVPATGAVPEGCAVAIASDRCTVHLVLKGLIDLEKEVAKLTVKKGELEKQMDKLREKMEKSDYKEKVPVKVQDLDAEKLRQSQTELEKATEAIDNFKRMV; encoded by the exons ATGAATCTGTCCAAAGGTCCTTCGAACCAAACATGTGCGCCACATTGCATCAGACTGCCGACTACTGTAATACGCTGCTTATCCGGAACTCATGAATTGACGTCCCTTTCTTCTTCATTCAACG ggaTGGCTTCGCTCTACGTCTCCCCCCACCCTGACGACTTCAGGAGCCTCATGGCCCTGGTCGCTGCAGAGTTCTGCCCCTCTCGGGTCTGCACACTCATAGAAGACCCTCCTGCCTCCCTGGCCCTGTGCTCTCGCCCCAGCCTGGTGCTGGGCTCTGGGGGAGGTGAGGTGCTCTCTGGGGCCAGTGCTGTTGCATGGTACCTAGCCTCTCAGGGGAAGAGGATAGGGTCGAATGCTAAACAGGAGAGCCAGGTGTGGCAGTGGCTCAGCTTTGCAGACAATGAGCTGATTCCTGTGTCCTGTGCTGTGGTGTTCCCACTGCTGGGGGTGTTGGGAGTGGATAAGAAG TCCATGCAGCTTCAGCAGAGTTCTCATGCTGAGATGATGCGCATGCTAAACGTTCTAGATACGAACCTGGAGCCTAGAACATTCCTGGTGGGAGACAGCCTCACTCTGGCTGACATCGCTGTGGCAACCGCAGCACTCCTGCCCTTCAAATAC GCCTTGGAGCCGTCCAACAGGAAAGCCCTGACGAATGTGACCAGGTGGTTTCTGACCTGTGTCAACCAGCCTCAGTTTGTTAAGGTCCTGGGACAGATTTCTCTGTGTGAGAAGATGGTGCCCGTCACACCCAAACTCAGCGTTGCTCCTGTTCCTGCTGCTAATGCTAATCCAACTGCTGATGCCAATGCTACCAATG gcaaaCCAAAGACAGAAGCTCAGCTGAAGAAGGAGGCTAAAAACAGAGAGAAGTTGGAGAAGTTCCAAAagaagaaggagatggaggagaagaaaAAGCAAGAAAAGAAACTGGCACCCCCGACAGAG AAAAAGGCCAAACCAGAGAAGAAGGACCTGGGAGTGATCTCATATGACGTCCCCACCCCTAATGGAGAGAAAAAAG ATGTCCTAAGCCCCCTGCCAGACTCGTACAGTCCTCAGTACGTGGAGGCAGCCTGGTACTCCTGGTGGGAGAAACAGGGATACTTCAAACCTGAGTACGGG CGGAAGAGTATCAGTGAGCCTAACCCCCGTGGAGTGTTCATGATGTGTATCCCTCCGCCCAATGTGACGGGATCTCTTCACTTAGGCCATGCCCTAACCAACGCCATCCAGGACTGTCTGACCAGATG gcACCGTATGCGTGGCGAGACGACCCTGTGGAACCCGGGCTGTGACCACGCGGGCATCGCCACCCAGGTGGTGGTGGAGAAAAAACTGATGAGGGAGAGGGGCTTGAGCCGTCACGACCTGGGGAGAGACCAGTTCATCCAAGAGGTCTGGAAGTGGAAGAACGA GAAGGGAGACCGTATCTACCACCAGCTGAAGAAGCTGGGTTCCTCTCTGGACTGGGACAGAGCCTGCTTCACCATGGACCCT AAACTGTCCTATGCAGTCCAGGAGGCGTTCATTCGTCTGCATGAGGACGGCGTGATCTACAGGAGCAAGAGACTGGTCAACTGGTCATGCACCCTCAACTCTGCCATCTCGGATATAGAG GTGGATAAGAAGGAGCTGACTGGCAGGACTCTGCTGCCCGTGCCTGGCTACAAGGACAAGGTGGAGTTTGGAGTACTGGTCTCCTTCTCCTACAAGATAGAGGGATCAG ATGAGGAGGTGATTGTGGCGACCACTCGTATAGAGACCATGCTGGGAGATTCTGCTGTGGCCGTCCACCCTGCCGACCCCAGATACCAG CACCTTAAAGGGAAGATGGTGCTTCATCCCTTCTGTGACAGGAAGATGCCCATCGTGTTTGATGAGTTCGTGGACGTCAACTTTGGAACGG gtgctGTGAAGATCACCCCAGCCCATGACCATAATGATTATGAGGTTGGAAACAGACACAACCTGGCCTTCATCAACATCCTGGATGAGAACGGCCTGCTCATCAACGTGCCGGCTCCATTCCTG GGTATGAAACGTTTCGAAGCGAGGAAGGCTGTGCTGCAGGCTCTGAAGGACAGAGGCCATTTCaaggagaccaaagataaccccatGGTGGTGCCTGTCTGCAG TCGTTCTAAGGACATAGTGGAGCCCCTGTTGAAGCCTCAGTGGTATGTGGACTGTGCTGACATGGGCAAGCAGGCAGCTGACTCGGTCCGGGAGGGAAGACTCAAAATCATCCCAGACCACCACCATAAGACCTGGTTCAACTGGTTGGACAACATCAG gGACTGGTGTATCTCTCGTCAGCTGTGGTGGGGTCACAGGATCCCAGCCTACTTTGTCACCGTGACTGACCCTTCAGTCACACCAGGAGAG GACATGGATGGtcattactgggtgagtgggaggacagaggaggaagcCAGAGATAAAGCTGCCAAGCGCTTCAACGTCTCCACTGACAAGATCACCCTCCGACAGG ATGAGGATGTCCTGGATACATGGTTCTCCTCTGGTATTTTCCCCTTCTCCATCTTCGGCTGGCCCAATGAG acCCAGGACCTGAGTGTGTTCTATCCAGGCACCCTGTTGGAGACAGGTCATGACATCCTGTTCTTCTGGGTGGCCCGCATGGTGATGATGGGCCTCAAACTCACTGGCAAGCTGCCCTTCAAAGAG GTGTACCTCCATGCGGTGGTGAGGGACGCCCACGGAAGGAAGATGAGCAAATCTCTGGGGAACGTTATCGACCCCCTGGACGTCATCACAGGCATCTCTCTGGAG GGTCTGTATGCCCAGCTGCAGGACAGTAATCTGGACCCAGTAGAGGTAGAGAAGGCCAAGCAGGGACAGAAGTCAGACTACCCCACTGGTATCCCAGAGTGTGGCACAGATGCCCTCCGCTTCGCCCTGTGTGCCTACACCAGCCAAG GTAGGGACATTAACATGGATGTGAATCGTATCCTTGGTTACCGTCACTTCTGTAACAAGCTGTGGAATGCTGTGAAGTTTGCCATGAGGACGCTGGGAGACAACTTTGTTCCTTCAGAGAAAGCCCAG CTGTGTGGGGAGGAGAGCGTGTCAGACCGGTGGATTCTGTCCCGTCTGTGTACTGCTGTGGGTCTGTGTAATGCAGGGTTCCAGGCCTACGACTTCCCAGCTATCACCACAGCCATCTACAACTTCTGGCTCTATGAGCTCTGTGACGTCTATCTG GAGAGTGTGAAGCCAGTGTTCTCCAGGGCGGAGGAGGACAGTGGGTCTCAGAGCCAGGCTGAAGTCTGCAGACAGACGCTGTTCACCTGCCTGGAGACCGGCCTGCTCCTCCTAGCTCCCATCATGCCCTTCGTGGGCGAGGAGCTCTACCAGAGGTTGTCACGGCGACGATCCCAGGATGGCCACCCTAGTATCCATGTCACGCCCTACCCTGAGACTGAGGAG TTCTGCTGGCACAGTGAGGATGTGGACCGTCAGATGGAGTTTGTGATGACCGTGGTCCGGACCATCCGTTCACTCAGGGCCGACTACAACCTGACCAAGACACGTGCCGATT gctACCTCCAGTGTATAGACAGTGAGACGATGTCTCTGGTGGAGCTGTACAGTCTGCAGATCCAGACCCTGTCTCTATCCCAGTCCATCCAGCCCGTCCCAGCCACCGGGGCCGTCCCAGAGGGCTGTGCTGTGGCCATTGCCTCCGACAGGTGCACCGTCCACCTCGTGCTCAAG GGTCTGATAGACTTGGAGAAGGAGGTGGCCAAGCTGACTGTGAAGAAGGGAGAGCTGGAGAAACAGATGGATAAACTGAGAGAAAAGATGGAGAAGAGTGACTACAAGGAGAAGGTGCCTGTTAAAGTACAGGATCTGGACGCTGAGAAG CTGCGTCAGAGCCAGACGGAGCTGGAGAAAGCAACAGAAGCCATAGACAACTTCAAGAGAATGGTGTAA
- the vars1 gene encoding valine--tRNA ligase isoform X2, protein MNLSKGPSNQTCAPHCIRLPTTVIRCLSGTHELTSLSSSFNGMASLYVSPHPDDFRSLMALVAAEFCPSRVCTLIEDPPASLALCSRPSLVLGSGGGEVLSGASAVAWYLASQGKRIGSNAKQESQVWQWLSFADNELIPVSCAVVFPLLGVLGVDKKLQQSSHAEMMRMLNVLDTNLEPRTFLVGDSLTLADIAVATAALLPFKYALEPSNRKALTNVTRWFLTCVNQPQFVKVLGQISLCEKMVPVTPKLSVAPVPAANANPTADANATNGKPKTEAQLKKEAKNREKLEKFQKKKEMEEKKKQEKKLAPPTEKKAKPEKKDLGVISYDVPTPNGEKKDVLSPLPDSYSPQYVEAAWYSWWEKQGYFKPEYGRKSISEPNPRGVFMMCIPPPNVTGSLHLGHALTNAIQDCLTRWHRMRGETTLWNPGCDHAGIATQVVVEKKLMRERGLSRHDLGRDQFIQEVWKWKNEKGDRIYHQLKKLGSSLDWDRACFTMDPKLSYAVQEAFIRLHEDGVIYRSKRLVNWSCTLNSAISDIEVDKKELTGRTLLPVPGYKDKVEFGVLVSFSYKIEGSDEEVIVATTRIETMLGDSAVAVHPADPRYQHLKGKMVLHPFCDRKMPIVFDEFVDVNFGTGAVKITPAHDHNDYEVGNRHNLAFINILDENGLLINVPAPFLGMKRFEARKAVLQALKDRGHFKETKDNPMVVPVCSRSKDIVEPLLKPQWYVDCADMGKQAADSVREGRLKIIPDHHHKTWFNWLDNIRDWCISRQLWWGHRIPAYFVTVTDPSVTPGEDMDGHYWVSGRTEEEARDKAAKRFNVSTDKITLRQDEDVLDTWFSSGIFPFSIFGWPNETQDLSVFYPGTLLETGHDILFFWVARMVMMGLKLTGKLPFKEVYLHAVVRDAHGRKMSKSLGNVIDPLDVITGISLEGLYAQLQDSNLDPVEVEKAKQGQKSDYPTGIPECGTDALRFALCAYTSQGRDINMDVNRILGYRHFCNKLWNAVKFAMRTLGDNFVPSEKAQLCGEESVSDRWILSRLCTAVGLCNAGFQAYDFPAITTAIYNFWLYELCDVYLESVKPVFSRAEEDSGSQSQAEVCRQTLFTCLETGLLLLAPIMPFVGEELYQRLSRRRSQDGHPSIHVTPYPETEEFCWHSEDVDRQMEFVMTVVRTIRSLRADYNLTKTRADCYLQCIDSETMSLVELYSLQIQTLSLSQSIQPVPATGAVPEGCAVAIASDRCTVHLVLKGLIDLEKEVAKLTVKKGELEKQMDKLREKMEKSDYKEKVPVKVQDLDAEKLRQSQTELEKATEAIDNFKRMV, encoded by the exons ATGAATCTGTCCAAAGGTCCTTCGAACCAAACATGTGCGCCACATTGCATCAGACTGCCGACTACTGTAATACGCTGCTTATCCGGAACTCATGAATTGACGTCCCTTTCTTCTTCATTCAACG ggaTGGCTTCGCTCTACGTCTCCCCCCACCCTGACGACTTCAGGAGCCTCATGGCCCTGGTCGCTGCAGAGTTCTGCCCCTCTCGGGTCTGCACACTCATAGAAGACCCTCCTGCCTCCCTGGCCCTGTGCTCTCGCCCCAGCCTGGTGCTGGGCTCTGGGGGAGGTGAGGTGCTCTCTGGGGCCAGTGCTGTTGCATGGTACCTAGCCTCTCAGGGGAAGAGGATAGGGTCGAATGCTAAACAGGAGAGCCAGGTGTGGCAGTGGCTCAGCTTTGCAGACAATGAGCTGATTCCTGTGTCCTGTGCTGTGGTGTTCCCACTGCTGGGGGTGTTGGGAGTGGATAAGAAG CTTCAGCAGAGTTCTCATGCTGAGATGATGCGCATGCTAAACGTTCTAGATACGAACCTGGAGCCTAGAACATTCCTGGTGGGAGACAGCCTCACTCTGGCTGACATCGCTGTGGCAACCGCAGCACTCCTGCCCTTCAAATAC GCCTTGGAGCCGTCCAACAGGAAAGCCCTGACGAATGTGACCAGGTGGTTTCTGACCTGTGTCAACCAGCCTCAGTTTGTTAAGGTCCTGGGACAGATTTCTCTGTGTGAGAAGATGGTGCCCGTCACACCCAAACTCAGCGTTGCTCCTGTTCCTGCTGCTAATGCTAATCCAACTGCTGATGCCAATGCTACCAATG gcaaaCCAAAGACAGAAGCTCAGCTGAAGAAGGAGGCTAAAAACAGAGAGAAGTTGGAGAAGTTCCAAAagaagaaggagatggaggagaagaaaAAGCAAGAAAAGAAACTGGCACCCCCGACAGAG AAAAAGGCCAAACCAGAGAAGAAGGACCTGGGAGTGATCTCATATGACGTCCCCACCCCTAATGGAGAGAAAAAAG ATGTCCTAAGCCCCCTGCCAGACTCGTACAGTCCTCAGTACGTGGAGGCAGCCTGGTACTCCTGGTGGGAGAAACAGGGATACTTCAAACCTGAGTACGGG CGGAAGAGTATCAGTGAGCCTAACCCCCGTGGAGTGTTCATGATGTGTATCCCTCCGCCCAATGTGACGGGATCTCTTCACTTAGGCCATGCCCTAACCAACGCCATCCAGGACTGTCTGACCAGATG gcACCGTATGCGTGGCGAGACGACCCTGTGGAACCCGGGCTGTGACCACGCGGGCATCGCCACCCAGGTGGTGGTGGAGAAAAAACTGATGAGGGAGAGGGGCTTGAGCCGTCACGACCTGGGGAGAGACCAGTTCATCCAAGAGGTCTGGAAGTGGAAGAACGA GAAGGGAGACCGTATCTACCACCAGCTGAAGAAGCTGGGTTCCTCTCTGGACTGGGACAGAGCCTGCTTCACCATGGACCCT AAACTGTCCTATGCAGTCCAGGAGGCGTTCATTCGTCTGCATGAGGACGGCGTGATCTACAGGAGCAAGAGACTGGTCAACTGGTCATGCACCCTCAACTCTGCCATCTCGGATATAGAG GTGGATAAGAAGGAGCTGACTGGCAGGACTCTGCTGCCCGTGCCTGGCTACAAGGACAAGGTGGAGTTTGGAGTACTGGTCTCCTTCTCCTACAAGATAGAGGGATCAG ATGAGGAGGTGATTGTGGCGACCACTCGTATAGAGACCATGCTGGGAGATTCTGCTGTGGCCGTCCACCCTGCCGACCCCAGATACCAG CACCTTAAAGGGAAGATGGTGCTTCATCCCTTCTGTGACAGGAAGATGCCCATCGTGTTTGATGAGTTCGTGGACGTCAACTTTGGAACGG gtgctGTGAAGATCACCCCAGCCCATGACCATAATGATTATGAGGTTGGAAACAGACACAACCTGGCCTTCATCAACATCCTGGATGAGAACGGCCTGCTCATCAACGTGCCGGCTCCATTCCTG GGTATGAAACGTTTCGAAGCGAGGAAGGCTGTGCTGCAGGCTCTGAAGGACAGAGGCCATTTCaaggagaccaaagataaccccatGGTGGTGCCTGTCTGCAG TCGTTCTAAGGACATAGTGGAGCCCCTGTTGAAGCCTCAGTGGTATGTGGACTGTGCTGACATGGGCAAGCAGGCAGCTGACTCGGTCCGGGAGGGAAGACTCAAAATCATCCCAGACCACCACCATAAGACCTGGTTCAACTGGTTGGACAACATCAG gGACTGGTGTATCTCTCGTCAGCTGTGGTGGGGTCACAGGATCCCAGCCTACTTTGTCACCGTGACTGACCCTTCAGTCACACCAGGAGAG GACATGGATGGtcattactgggtgagtgggaggacagaggaggaagcCAGAGATAAAGCTGCCAAGCGCTTCAACGTCTCCACTGACAAGATCACCCTCCGACAGG ATGAGGATGTCCTGGATACATGGTTCTCCTCTGGTATTTTCCCCTTCTCCATCTTCGGCTGGCCCAATGAG acCCAGGACCTGAGTGTGTTCTATCCAGGCACCCTGTTGGAGACAGGTCATGACATCCTGTTCTTCTGGGTGGCCCGCATGGTGATGATGGGCCTCAAACTCACTGGCAAGCTGCCCTTCAAAGAG GTGTACCTCCATGCGGTGGTGAGGGACGCCCACGGAAGGAAGATGAGCAAATCTCTGGGGAACGTTATCGACCCCCTGGACGTCATCACAGGCATCTCTCTGGAG GGTCTGTATGCCCAGCTGCAGGACAGTAATCTGGACCCAGTAGAGGTAGAGAAGGCCAAGCAGGGACAGAAGTCAGACTACCCCACTGGTATCCCAGAGTGTGGCACAGATGCCCTCCGCTTCGCCCTGTGTGCCTACACCAGCCAAG GTAGGGACATTAACATGGATGTGAATCGTATCCTTGGTTACCGTCACTTCTGTAACAAGCTGTGGAATGCTGTGAAGTTTGCCATGAGGACGCTGGGAGACAACTTTGTTCCTTCAGAGAAAGCCCAG CTGTGTGGGGAGGAGAGCGTGTCAGACCGGTGGATTCTGTCCCGTCTGTGTACTGCTGTGGGTCTGTGTAATGCAGGGTTCCAGGCCTACGACTTCCCAGCTATCACCACAGCCATCTACAACTTCTGGCTCTATGAGCTCTGTGACGTCTATCTG GAGAGTGTGAAGCCAGTGTTCTCCAGGGCGGAGGAGGACAGTGGGTCTCAGAGCCAGGCTGAAGTCTGCAGACAGACGCTGTTCACCTGCCTGGAGACCGGCCTGCTCCTCCTAGCTCCCATCATGCCCTTCGTGGGCGAGGAGCTCTACCAGAGGTTGTCACGGCGACGATCCCAGGATGGCCACCCTAGTATCCATGTCACGCCCTACCCTGAGACTGAGGAG TTCTGCTGGCACAGTGAGGATGTGGACCGTCAGATGGAGTTTGTGATGACCGTGGTCCGGACCATCCGTTCACTCAGGGCCGACTACAACCTGACCAAGACACGTGCCGATT gctACCTCCAGTGTATAGACAGTGAGACGATGTCTCTGGTGGAGCTGTACAGTCTGCAGATCCAGACCCTGTCTCTATCCCAGTCCATCCAGCCCGTCCCAGCCACCGGGGCCGTCCCAGAGGGCTGTGCTGTGGCCATTGCCTCCGACAGGTGCACCGTCCACCTCGTGCTCAAG GGTCTGATAGACTTGGAGAAGGAGGTGGCCAAGCTGACTGTGAAGAAGGGAGAGCTGGAGAAACAGATGGATAAACTGAGAGAAAAGATGGAGAAGAGTGACTACAAGGAGAAGGTGCCTGTTAAAGTACAGGATCTGGACGCTGAGAAG CTGCGTCAGAGCCAGACGGAGCTGGAGAAAGCAACAGAAGCCATAGACAACTTCAAGAGAATGGTGTAA
- the vars1 gene encoding valine--tRNA ligase isoform X3, which translates to MTSPPLMERKKDVLSPLPDSYSPQYVEAAWYSWWEKQGYFKPEYGRKSISEPNPRGVFMMCIPPPNVTGSLHLGHALTNAIQDCLTRWHRMRGETTLWNPGCDHAGIATQVVVEKKLMRERGLSRHDLGRDQFIQEVWKWKNEKGDRIYHQLKKLGSSLDWDRACFTMDPKLSYAVQEAFIRLHEDGVIYRSKRLVNWSCTLNSAISDIEVDKKELTGRTLLPVPGYKDKVEFGVLVSFSYKIEGSDEEVIVATTRIETMLGDSAVAVHPADPRYQHLKGKMVLHPFCDRKMPIVFDEFVDVNFGTGAVKITPAHDHNDYEVGNRHNLAFINILDENGLLINVPAPFLGMKRFEARKAVLQALKDRGHFKETKDNPMVVPVCSRSKDIVEPLLKPQWYVDCADMGKQAADSVREGRLKIIPDHHHKTWFNWLDNIRDWCISRQLWWGHRIPAYFVTVTDPSVTPGEDMDGHYWVSGRTEEEARDKAAKRFNVSTDKITLRQDEDVLDTWFSSGIFPFSIFGWPNETQDLSVFYPGTLLETGHDILFFWVARMVMMGLKLTGKLPFKEVYLHAVVRDAHGRKMSKSLGNVIDPLDVITGISLEGLYAQLQDSNLDPVEVEKAKQGQKSDYPTGIPECGTDALRFALCAYTSQGRDINMDVNRILGYRHFCNKLWNAVKFAMRTLGDNFVPSEKAQLCGEESVSDRWILSRLCTAVGLCNAGFQAYDFPAITTAIYNFWLYELCDVYLESVKPVFSRAEEDSGSQSQAEVCRQTLFTCLETGLLLLAPIMPFVGEELYQRLSRRRSQDGHPSIHVTPYPETEEFCWHSEDVDRQMEFVMTVVRTIRSLRADYNLTKTRADCYLQCIDSETMSLVELYSLQIQTLSLSQSIQPVPATGAVPEGCAVAIASDRCTVHLVLKGLIDLEKEVAKLTVKKGELEKQMDKLREKMEKSDYKEKVPVKVQDLDAEKLRQSQTELEKATEAIDNFKRMV; encoded by the exons ATGACGTCCCCACCCCTAATGGAGAGAAAAAA AGATGTCCTAAGCCCCCTGCCAGACTCGTACAGTCCTCAGTACGTGGAGGCAGCCTGGTACTCCTGGTGGGAGAAACAGGGATACTTCAAACCTGAGTACGGG CGGAAGAGTATCAGTGAGCCTAACCCCCGTGGAGTGTTCATGATGTGTATCCCTCCGCCCAATGTGACGGGATCTCTTCACTTAGGCCATGCCCTAACCAACGCCATCCAGGACTGTCTGACCAGATG gcACCGTATGCGTGGCGAGACGACCCTGTGGAACCCGGGCTGTGACCACGCGGGCATCGCCACCCAGGTGGTGGTGGAGAAAAAACTGATGAGGGAGAGGGGCTTGAGCCGTCACGACCTGGGGAGAGACCAGTTCATCCAAGAGGTCTGGAAGTGGAAGAACGA GAAGGGAGACCGTATCTACCACCAGCTGAAGAAGCTGGGTTCCTCTCTGGACTGGGACAGAGCCTGCTTCACCATGGACCCT AAACTGTCCTATGCAGTCCAGGAGGCGTTCATTCGTCTGCATGAGGACGGCGTGATCTACAGGAGCAAGAGACTGGTCAACTGGTCATGCACCCTCAACTCTGCCATCTCGGATATAGAG GTGGATAAGAAGGAGCTGACTGGCAGGACTCTGCTGCCCGTGCCTGGCTACAAGGACAAGGTGGAGTTTGGAGTACTGGTCTCCTTCTCCTACAAGATAGAGGGATCAG ATGAGGAGGTGATTGTGGCGACCACTCGTATAGAGACCATGCTGGGAGATTCTGCTGTGGCCGTCCACCCTGCCGACCCCAGATACCAG CACCTTAAAGGGAAGATGGTGCTTCATCCCTTCTGTGACAGGAAGATGCCCATCGTGTTTGATGAGTTCGTGGACGTCAACTTTGGAACGG gtgctGTGAAGATCACCCCAGCCCATGACCATAATGATTATGAGGTTGGAAACAGACACAACCTGGCCTTCATCAACATCCTGGATGAGAACGGCCTGCTCATCAACGTGCCGGCTCCATTCCTG GGTATGAAACGTTTCGAAGCGAGGAAGGCTGTGCTGCAGGCTCTGAAGGACAGAGGCCATTTCaaggagaccaaagataaccccatGGTGGTGCCTGTCTGCAG TCGTTCTAAGGACATAGTGGAGCCCCTGTTGAAGCCTCAGTGGTATGTGGACTGTGCTGACATGGGCAAGCAGGCAGCTGACTCGGTCCGGGAGGGAAGACTCAAAATCATCCCAGACCACCACCATAAGACCTGGTTCAACTGGTTGGACAACATCAG gGACTGGTGTATCTCTCGTCAGCTGTGGTGGGGTCACAGGATCCCAGCCTACTTTGTCACCGTGACTGACCCTTCAGTCACACCAGGAGAG GACATGGATGGtcattactgggtgagtgggaggacagaggaggaagcCAGAGATAAAGCTGCCAAGCGCTTCAACGTCTCCACTGACAAGATCACCCTCCGACAGG ATGAGGATGTCCTGGATACATGGTTCTCCTCTGGTATTTTCCCCTTCTCCATCTTCGGCTGGCCCAATGAG acCCAGGACCTGAGTGTGTTCTATCCAGGCACCCTGTTGGAGACAGGTCATGACATCCTGTTCTTCTGGGTGGCCCGCATGGTGATGATGGGCCTCAAACTCACTGGCAAGCTGCCCTTCAAAGAG GTGTACCTCCATGCGGTGGTGAGGGACGCCCACGGAAGGAAGATGAGCAAATCTCTGGGGAACGTTATCGACCCCCTGGACGTCATCACAGGCATCTCTCTGGAG GGTCTGTATGCCCAGCTGCAGGACAGTAATCTGGACCCAGTAGAGGTAGAGAAGGCCAAGCAGGGACAGAAGTCAGACTACCCCACTGGTATCCCAGAGTGTGGCACAGATGCCCTCCGCTTCGCCCTGTGTGCCTACACCAGCCAAG GTAGGGACATTAACATGGATGTGAATCGTATCCTTGGTTACCGTCACTTCTGTAACAAGCTGTGGAATGCTGTGAAGTTTGCCATGAGGACGCTGGGAGACAACTTTGTTCCTTCAGAGAAAGCCCAG CTGTGTGGGGAGGAGAGCGTGTCAGACCGGTGGATTCTGTCCCGTCTGTGTACTGCTGTGGGTCTGTGTAATGCAGGGTTCCAGGCCTACGACTTCCCAGCTATCACCACAGCCATCTACAACTTCTGGCTCTATGAGCTCTGTGACGTCTATCTG GAGAGTGTGAAGCCAGTGTTCTCCAGGGCGGAGGAGGACAGTGGGTCTCAGAGCCAGGCTGAAGTCTGCAGACAGACGCTGTTCACCTGCCTGGAGACCGGCCTGCTCCTCCTAGCTCCCATCATGCCCTTCGTGGGCGAGGAGCTCTACCAGAGGTTGTCACGGCGACGATCCCAGGATGGCCACCCTAGTATCCATGTCACGCCCTACCCTGAGACTGAGGAG TTCTGCTGGCACAGTGAGGATGTGGACCGTCAGATGGAGTTTGTGATGACCGTGGTCCGGACCATCCGTTCACTCAGGGCCGACTACAACCTGACCAAGACACGTGCCGATT gctACCTCCAGTGTATAGACAGTGAGACGATGTCTCTGGTGGAGCTGTACAGTCTGCAGATCCAGACCCTGTCTCTATCCCAGTCCATCCAGCCCGTCCCAGCCACCGGGGCCGTCCCAGAGGGCTGTGCTGTGGCCATTGCCTCCGACAGGTGCACCGTCCACCTCGTGCTCAAG GGTCTGATAGACTTGGAGAAGGAGGTGGCCAAGCTGACTGTGAAGAAGGGAGAGCTGGAGAAACAGATGGATAAACTGAGAGAAAAGATGGAGAAGAGTGACTACAAGGAGAAGGTGCCTGTTAAAGTACAGGATCTGGACGCTGAGAAG CTGCGTCAGAGCCAGACGGAGCTGGAGAAAGCAACAGAAGCCATAGACAACTTCAAGAGAATGGTGTAA